Proteins encoded within one genomic window of Corallococcus macrosporus:
- a CDS encoding bifunctional metallophosphatase/5'-nucleotidase — protein sequence MMTKTVSTWAVLLPLALVLATRSAGATGAAEPAPPADTVRLTILHLNDVYQFQPTARNRGGLSRVATLKQQALKESPHVLTLLAGDTLSPSVESSAEVEGEALKGKQMIDAWNALGLDYSTVGNHEFDFGDDVLRARIQQSRFPWLGANVMSVKSGQVFDGLKAWDLRDVGGVKVGIFGVVLPETQTSSKPGKDTRITPFCEAAKRSVEELRAAGAQFVLGLTHLAVAQDRELAKCVRVDLIIGGHDHDRVEETVAGTPIFKLDEDAIDLGRVTLDLDAKTGAVKKLAWKVIPITSKTPDDAAFNEQMKPYAPLLATLAERVGRSPVALDARSAQNRVGETNLGSFLADAFREATGADVALVNGGAIRADRVLPAGTMTRRELYSLMPYRNELVVLRVKGAVLRAALENGVSLSSVDGKPPGRFPQVSGLRFTYDLRKTPGARVTKVEVKGKPLDDDATYRLATLSFVAQGNDGYSMFKDLPAVPRGLDVSPWEALGTAFRTGKPAPRAKPQGRIALVGAPPGGLHAPPSMK from the coding sequence ATGATGACGAAGACCGTGAGCACCTGGGCGGTGCTGTTGCCGCTCGCGCTGGTGCTGGCCACCCGTTCCGCCGGGGCCACCGGGGCCGCCGAGCCGGCGCCTCCCGCTGACACCGTCCGGCTCACGATCCTCCACCTCAACGACGTCTATCAATTCCAGCCCACCGCCCGGAACCGGGGCGGCCTGTCGCGCGTGGCGACGCTCAAGCAGCAGGCGCTGAAGGAGTCGCCGCACGTCCTCACGCTGCTGGCGGGCGACACGCTTTCGCCTTCCGTGGAGTCCTCCGCGGAGGTGGAGGGCGAGGCGCTCAAGGGCAAGCAGATGATCGACGCGTGGAACGCGCTCGGCCTGGACTACTCCACGGTGGGCAACCACGAGTTCGACTTCGGGGACGACGTGCTGCGCGCGCGCATCCAGCAGTCGCGCTTCCCATGGCTGGGCGCCAACGTGATGAGCGTGAAGTCCGGACAGGTGTTCGACGGGCTCAAGGCGTGGGACCTCCGGGACGTGGGCGGCGTGAAGGTGGGCATCTTCGGCGTGGTGCTGCCGGAGACGCAGACGTCGTCCAAGCCGGGCAAGGACACGCGCATCACGCCCTTCTGCGAGGCGGCGAAGCGCTCCGTGGAGGAGCTGCGGGCCGCGGGCGCGCAGTTCGTGCTGGGGCTCACGCACCTGGCCGTGGCGCAGGACCGCGAGCTGGCGAAGTGCGTGCGCGTGGACCTCATCATCGGCGGGCACGACCACGACCGCGTGGAGGAGACGGTCGCGGGCACGCCCATCTTCAAGCTGGACGAGGACGCCATCGACCTGGGCCGCGTCACGCTGGACCTGGATGCGAAGACGGGCGCGGTGAAGAAGCTGGCGTGGAAGGTCATCCCCATCACGTCGAAGACGCCGGACGACGCGGCGTTCAACGAACAGATGAAGCCCTATGCGCCGCTCTTGGCCACGCTGGCGGAGCGCGTGGGCCGCTCGCCGGTGGCGCTGGATGCACGCAGCGCGCAGAACCGGGTGGGAGAGACGAACCTGGGCTCGTTCCTGGCGGATGCGTTCCGCGAGGCGACGGGCGCGGACGTGGCGCTCGTCAACGGGGGCGCCATCCGCGCGGACCGGGTGCTGCCCGCCGGGACGATGACGCGGCGGGAGCTGTACTCGCTCATGCCCTACCGCAATGAGCTGGTGGTGCTGAGGGTGAAGGGGGCGGTGCTGCGCGCGGCGCTGGAGAACGGCGTCAGCCTGAGCAGCGTGGACGGCAAGCCGCCCGGCCGCTTCCCGCAGGTGTCCGGCCTGCGCTTCACCTACGACCTGCGCAAGACGCCGGGCGCGCGGGTGACGAAGGTGGAGGTGAAGGGCAAGCCGCTGGACGACGACGCGACGTACCGGCTGGCCACGCTGAGCTTCGTGGCACAGGGCAACGACGGCTACTCCATGTTCAAGGACCTGCCCGCGGTGCCCAGGGGCCTGGATGTGTCGCCGTGGGAAGCACTCGGCACCGCGTTCCGCACCGGCAAACCCGCGCCGCGCGCGAAGCCCCAGGGCCGCATCGCGCTTGTCGGAGCGCCCCCGGGCGGCCTGCACGCGCCGCCGTCGATGAAGTAG
- a CDS encoding TetR/AcrR family transcriptional regulator, with amino-acid sequence MPRPSNTEARREQIVAGLLKAMAERGYEGASVAEIARAAGLSAGLVHYHFKDKQEILLTLVGSLASRARQRFATRAVKLGADDARGRVEAFVDAFLATGPDADVAAVAGWVTISAEAIRQPEVRAAYEAVVRADLEHLEALVAAVVGKRRARPLAAGLFAAIQGYFVLSASAPGLVPAGSAAGTVKRMAAGLLDAAASSPPEREVS; translated from the coding sequence ATGCCACGTCCCTCCAACACCGAAGCGCGCCGGGAGCAGATCGTCGCCGGGCTGCTCAAGGCCATGGCCGAGCGCGGCTACGAGGGCGCGTCCGTGGCGGAGATTGCCCGGGCGGCGGGGCTCTCCGCGGGGCTGGTGCACTACCACTTCAAGGACAAGCAGGAGATCCTCCTGACCCTGGTGGGCTCGCTGGCGTCTCGCGCGCGGCAGCGCTTCGCCACGCGGGCGGTGAAGCTGGGGGCGGACGACGCGCGGGGGCGGGTGGAGGCGTTCGTGGACGCGTTCCTGGCCACCGGGCCGGACGCGGACGTGGCGGCGGTGGCGGGCTGGGTGACCATCAGCGCGGAGGCCATCCGGCAGCCGGAGGTTCGCGCCGCCTACGAAGCGGTGGTGCGCGCGGACCTGGAGCACCTGGAGGCGCTGGTCGCGGCGGTGGTGGGCAAGCGCCGCGCGCGCCCCCTGGCCGCGGGCCTGTTCGCCGCCATCCAGGGCTACTTCGTGCTCTCCGCGAGCGCGCCCGGCCTCGTCCCCGCGGGTTCGGCGGCGGGCACGGTGAAGCGCATGGCGGCGGGACTGTTGGACGCGGCGGCTTCTTCTCCTCCGGAACGCGAGGTGTCGTGA
- a CDS encoding protein kinase domain-containing protein, with the protein MTTGGHATRFGKYELLERLGAGGMAVVHRARFTVAEGVSRSVVIKRVRDPYAQDPAFVRMFLNEARISMGLSHGNIVQVFDFGQEAGEYFLAMEWVDGQPLSKVLKRLKLKGMAHLPAPLAVQLMVEVCKGLHHAHTRRDEQGRPLGLVHRDVSPDNVLVSYEGEVKLSDFGIAKAQWAGRQDTDAGVVRGKFLYLSPEQTRAEALDARSDVYTAGVVLFEMLTGRRPVEGDQGSVMERIATGDLTPTQAYVPDLDPSLGALASRALALRRDDRFTSAEDFQRALAEWLAYRAPLFPASTLRHLMAWLFEEELKLAGQPPRIPESFLRQVAVWTGEGSPLGSDEPERASSVHRAHATAFPEEDVPGALVGGSPAADMGAGVPGWVWAAVIAAAALFFVGRAVMPDLSEPDARKLQVVSSPPGAEVRWDGKHVGMTPTVLSVAPGEDSHKLELRFVGYHPWATTVSQSAVPERVQVTLERLPPPPPPPEPVVDARVPEPEKAGSRRSGVARSDGQREAREALDWIERSPDAGAEYTLGVQLLVAGNDGQAGQKFVTCLRLLETAAECHLGMGRVGARTARWGVAREHYRRYLQLRPQGAGAAEARQYIKSRSGR; encoded by the coding sequence GTGACGACGGGCGGGCACGCGACGCGTTTTGGCAAGTACGAGCTGCTGGAGCGCCTGGGCGCGGGCGGCATGGCCGTCGTGCACCGCGCGCGCTTCACGGTGGCGGAGGGCGTGTCCCGGTCCGTCGTCATCAAGCGCGTGAGGGACCCGTACGCGCAGGACCCCGCCTTCGTGCGGATGTTCCTCAACGAAGCGCGCATCTCCATGGGGCTGTCGCACGGCAACATCGTCCAGGTCTTCGACTTCGGGCAGGAGGCGGGGGAGTACTTCCTCGCCATGGAGTGGGTGGACGGGCAGCCCCTGTCCAAGGTGCTCAAGCGTTTGAAGCTGAAGGGCATGGCGCACCTGCCGGCGCCGCTGGCGGTGCAGCTGATGGTGGAGGTCTGCAAGGGCCTGCACCACGCGCACACGCGCCGAGACGAGCAGGGCCGCCCGCTGGGGCTGGTGCACCGCGACGTGTCCCCGGACAACGTCCTGGTGAGCTACGAGGGCGAGGTGAAGCTCAGCGACTTCGGCATCGCGAAGGCGCAGTGGGCCGGCCGCCAGGACACGGACGCGGGCGTGGTGCGCGGCAAGTTCCTCTACCTGTCCCCGGAGCAGACGCGCGCGGAGGCGCTGGATGCGCGCTCGGACGTGTACACGGCGGGCGTGGTGCTCTTCGAGATGCTCACCGGCCGCAGGCCCGTGGAGGGGGACCAGGGCTCGGTGATGGAGCGCATCGCCACGGGCGACCTCACGCCCACGCAGGCGTACGTCCCGGACCTGGATCCCTCGCTGGGCGCGCTGGCGTCGCGGGCGTTGGCGCTGCGGCGGGATGACCGGTTCACGAGCGCGGAGGACTTCCAGCGCGCGCTGGCCGAGTGGCTGGCGTACCGGGCGCCGCTGTTCCCCGCGTCCACGCTGCGCCACCTGATGGCGTGGCTGTTCGAGGAGGAGCTGAAGCTCGCGGGCCAGCCGCCGCGCATCCCGGAGTCCTTCCTGCGCCAGGTGGCGGTGTGGACGGGGGAGGGGAGCCCGCTCGGGTCGGATGAGCCGGAGCGGGCGTCCTCGGTGCACCGCGCGCACGCGACGGCGTTCCCGGAGGAGGACGTGCCCGGGGCGCTGGTGGGTGGCAGCCCCGCGGCGGACATGGGCGCGGGGGTGCCCGGCTGGGTGTGGGCGGCCGTCATCGCGGCGGCGGCCCTCTTCTTCGTGGGGCGGGCGGTGATGCCGGACCTGTCGGAGCCCGACGCGCGCAAGCTCCAGGTGGTGTCCTCGCCTCCGGGCGCGGAGGTGCGCTGGGACGGCAAGCACGTGGGGATGACGCCGACGGTGCTGAGCGTCGCCCCGGGAGAGGACTCACACAAGCTGGAGCTGCGGTTCGTGGGGTACCACCCGTGGGCCACCACCGTGTCGCAGTCGGCCGTGCCGGAGCGCGTGCAGGTGACGCTGGAGCGGCTGCCTCCACCGCCGCCTCCGCCCGAGCCGGTGGTGGACGCACGGGTGCCGGAGCCGGAGAAGGCGGGCTCCCGCCGGTCGGGCGTGGCGCGCTCCGATGGCCAGCGCGAAGCGCGCGAGGCCCTGGATTGGATCGAGCGCTCCCCTGACGCGGGGGCGGAGTACACGCTGGGCGTGCAGTTGCTCGTGGCGGGCAACGACGGACAGGCCGGACAGAAGTTCGTGACGTGCCTGCGGCTCCTAGAGACGGCGGCGGAGTGCCACCTGGGGATGGGTCGGGTGGGGGCGCGGACGGCCCGCTGGGGGGTTGCCAGGGAGCACTACCGGCGCTACCTGCAGTTGCGGCCGCAAGGGGCCGGCGCGGCCGAGGCCCGGCAGTACATCAAGTCCCGGTCAGGACGGTAG
- a CDS encoding NAD(+)/NADH kinase, whose amino-acid sequence MQTLVIVAKRDTPQAVALAAEIQQRHPALTVLADRALAHALNWPRIEDRELAARADLVVVLGGDGTLIYAARLLGGRNVPIIGVNLGSLGFMTEISVEELFTRLDDVLAGNFHVDSRMKLSCRLLRGGKVLIEDEILNDVVINKGALARIADHETSIDGVPITTYKSDGVILATPTGSTAYSLSAGGPIVHPSVDCTILSPICSHALTQRAIVVPADRTIRVTLKSETADTYLTLDGQTGHSLQGGDCIEVVRSPNRVGLVRNPRVAFFTILRQKLHWGER is encoded by the coding sequence GTGCAGACCCTGGTCATCGTCGCGAAGCGAGACACCCCGCAGGCCGTGGCCCTGGCGGCGGAAATCCAACAGCGCCACCCGGCCCTGACGGTGCTGGCGGACCGCGCCCTGGCGCATGCGCTCAACTGGCCGCGCATCGAGGACCGGGAGCTGGCGGCCCGGGCGGACCTGGTGGTGGTGCTGGGCGGGGATGGCACGCTCATCTACGCGGCGCGCCTGCTGGGCGGACGCAACGTGCCCATCATTGGCGTGAACCTGGGCAGCCTGGGCTTCATGACGGAGATCTCCGTGGAGGAGCTCTTCACCCGGCTGGACGACGTGCTGGCCGGGAACTTCCACGTGGACTCGCGGATGAAGCTGTCCTGCCGGCTGCTGCGCGGGGGCAAGGTCCTCATCGAGGATGAAATCCTCAACGACGTGGTCATCAACAAGGGCGCGCTCGCGCGCATCGCGGACCACGAGACGTCCATCGACGGGGTGCCCATCACCACGTACAAGTCGGACGGCGTCATCCTGGCCACGCCCACCGGCTCCACGGCGTACTCGCTGTCCGCGGGCGGGCCCATCGTGCACCCGTCGGTGGACTGCACCATCCTGTCGCCCATCTGCTCGCACGCGCTGACCCAGCGGGCCATCGTGGTGCCGGCGGACCGCACCATCCGCGTGACGCTCAAGAGCGAGACGGCGGACACGTACCTCACGCTGGACGGACAGACGGGCCACTCGCTCCAGGGCGGGGACTGCATTGAAGTGGTGCGCTCACCCAACCGCGTGGGCCTGGTGCGCAACCCGCGCGTGGCCTTCTTCACCATCCTTCGCCAGAAGCTCCACTGGGGCGAGCGCTGA
- a CDS encoding YdcF family protein, whose product MFLLLSKLLDLLLSPLTWALLFGVAGLLLRRWKRLSQLAALAVLYAFSIEPTVALLTRATEADAVSTYRPDTVYDAVILLGGGLDAAATERSGQPEYNAAPERMMRTFELLRDGRARQVLITAGNLDARPEAVVEADVLAAQLEHWGIAPERIVKEGRSRNTRENALQSEPLVREHGWKSLLLVTSAAHLPRAAGCFAAVGVRADTLAVDLRSSTLPPAKMSWLPRSGALNQSTDMLRELAGRLVYRVRGWTEPWR is encoded by the coding sequence ATGTTCCTCCTCCTGTCGAAGCTGCTGGACCTGCTGCTGTCGCCGCTCACCTGGGCGCTGCTGTTCGGCGTGGCGGGGCTGCTGCTGCGCCGTTGGAAGCGCCTGTCGCAGCTGGCGGCGCTGGCCGTGCTGTACGCGTTCTCCATCGAGCCGACGGTGGCGCTGCTGACGCGGGCGACGGAGGCGGACGCGGTGAGCACGTACCGTCCGGACACCGTCTACGACGCGGTCATCCTGCTGGGCGGAGGGCTGGACGCGGCGGCCACGGAGCGCTCGGGGCAGCCGGAGTACAACGCCGCGCCGGAGCGGATGATGCGCACCTTCGAGCTCCTGCGGGATGGCCGGGCACGGCAGGTGCTCATCACCGCCGGCAACCTGGACGCGAGGCCGGAGGCGGTGGTGGAGGCGGACGTGCTGGCCGCACAGCTGGAGCACTGGGGCATCGCGCCCGAGCGCATCGTGAAGGAGGGCCGCAGCCGCAACACCCGCGAGAACGCGCTCCAGTCGGAGCCGCTGGTGCGCGAGCACGGCTGGAAGTCGCTGCTCCTCGTCACGAGCGCCGCGCACCTGCCCCGCGCGGCCGGCTGCTTCGCGGCGGTGGGCGTGCGCGCGGACACGCTCGCGGTGGACCTGCGCTCCTCCACGCTGCCGCCCGCGAAGATGAGCTGGCTGCCGCGCTCCGGGGCGCTCAACCAGAGCACGGACATGCTGCGCGAGCTGGCGGGGCGGCTCGTGTACCGGGTGCGCGGCTGGACCGAGCCCTGGCGGTAG
- a CDS encoding adenine phosphoribosyltransferase, with protein sequence MSLDPTLLSDLQAVLRDVPDFPKPGIVFKDITPMLADPRLFGRVVNAMAAPFRGQHITKVVGVESRGFLLGAPIALALEAGFVPARKPGKLPHKCIVERYSLEYGADGVEMHEDAILKDERVLVVDDVLATGGTADATGRLVTRLGGQIVGYSFLITLDFLEGAKRLGPDKVTSVLTF encoded by the coding sequence ATGTCCCTCGACCCCACGCTCCTCTCCGACCTCCAGGCCGTCCTGCGCGACGTGCCGGACTTCCCCAAGCCCGGCATCGTCTTCAAGGACATCACCCCCATGCTGGCCGACCCCCGCCTCTTCGGCCGGGTGGTCAACGCCATGGCCGCCCCCTTCCGGGGCCAGCACATCACCAAGGTCGTGGGCGTGGAGTCGCGCGGCTTCCTGCTGGGGGCCCCCATCGCGCTGGCGCTGGAGGCGGGCTTCGTCCCGGCGCGCAAGCCGGGCAAGCTCCCCCACAAGTGCATCGTGGAGCGCTACTCGCTGGAGTACGGCGCGGACGGCGTGGAGATGCACGAGGACGCCATCCTCAAGGACGAGCGCGTGCTCGTGGTGGATGACGTGCTGGCCACCGGAGGCACCGCCGACGCCACGGGGCGGCTCGTCACCCGGCTGGGCGGCCAGATTGTCGGCTACAGCTTCCTCATCACGCTCGACTTCCTCGAGGGCGCGAAGCGGCTGGGGCCGGACAAGGTGACGTCCGTCCTCACCTTCTAG
- a CDS encoding sigma-54-dependent transcriptional regulator, whose protein sequence is MNQVKRAKVLVVDDDSVVLKAVTQILQREGHPVVAIDDAVEGLAAAKDPSIDVVVLDIKMPHLSGMDLLRAIKADRPDVEVIMMTAFATVETAVEAVKAGAYDYLTKPFENIDEVSLTVAKAAERKALKDRTRALEEALTARSQFEDLIGQSSQMRAVFKLVETVSHSTATVLIQGESGTGKELVARAIHYRSARRDKPFVAVNCSALTETLLESELFGHVKGSFTGATGNKKGLFEAADGGTIFLDEIGDVPPATQVRLLRVLQEGEVKRVGANEPVKVDVRVIAATHVDLSRAKEQGKFREDLFYRLNVITIDLPPLRDRPEDVPLLAHHFLKVYAAKADKKVTGISPRAMEALTCNRWTGNVRELENVIERAVVLTANDAIDVEDLPPGFQAAPQADSAVEVFSLAHLPYAQAKRLAMRAFERRYLSALLEKNNHNVSSAARAAGVDRSNFRRLLKQYEVAGRSMKPRSPKGPDSDSGPGPVLEAVS, encoded by the coding sequence GTGAACCAAGTCAAGCGCGCCAAGGTCCTCGTTGTGGATGACGACTCCGTCGTCCTCAAGGCCGTCACCCAGATCCTCCAGCGGGAAGGCCACCCGGTCGTCGCCATCGACGACGCGGTGGAGGGGCTCGCGGCGGCGAAGGACCCGTCCATCGACGTGGTCGTGCTCGACATCAAGATGCCGCACCTCTCCGGCATGGACCTGCTGCGCGCCATCAAGGCGGACCGCCCGGACGTGGAGGTCATCATGATGACGGCCTTCGCCACCGTGGAGACGGCGGTGGAGGCGGTGAAGGCGGGCGCGTACGACTACCTCACCAAGCCCTTCGAGAACATCGACGAGGTGAGCCTCACGGTGGCCAAGGCCGCCGAGCGCAAGGCGCTGAAGGACCGCACCCGCGCGCTGGAGGAGGCGCTCACCGCGCGCAGCCAGTTCGAGGACCTCATCGGTCAGTCCTCGCAGATGCGCGCCGTGTTCAAGCTGGTGGAGACCGTCAGCCACTCCACCGCCACCGTCCTCATCCAGGGTGAGAGCGGCACGGGCAAGGAGCTCGTCGCCCGCGCCATCCACTACCGCAGCGCCCGCCGCGACAAGCCGTTCGTCGCCGTCAACTGTTCCGCGCTGACGGAGACGCTGCTGGAGAGCGAGCTCTTCGGCCACGTGAAGGGCAGCTTCACCGGCGCCACCGGCAACAAGAAGGGCCTCTTCGAGGCGGCCGACGGCGGCACCATCTTCCTGGACGAGATTGGCGACGTGCCCCCGGCCACCCAGGTGCGCCTCTTGCGCGTGCTGCAGGAGGGTGAAGTGAAGCGCGTGGGCGCCAACGAGCCCGTGAAGGTGGACGTGCGCGTCATCGCCGCCACGCACGTGGACCTGTCCCGCGCGAAGGAGCAGGGCAAGTTCCGCGAGGACCTCTTCTATCGCCTCAACGTCATCACCATCGACCTGCCGCCCCTGCGCGACCGCCCGGAGGACGTGCCGCTGCTCGCGCACCACTTCCTCAAGGTCTACGCCGCCAAGGCGGACAAGAAGGTCACCGGCATCAGCCCGCGCGCCATGGAGGCCCTCACCTGCAACCGGTGGACGGGCAACGTGCGCGAGCTGGAGAACGTCATCGAGCGCGCGGTGGTGCTGACGGCCAACGACGCCATCGACGTGGAGGACCTGCCGCCCGGCTTCCAGGCCGCGCCCCAGGCCGACTCGGCGGTGGAGGTGTTCAGCCTGGCGCACCTGCCGTACGCCCAGGCCAAGCGCCTGGCCATGCGCGCCTTCGAGCGCCGCTACCTCTCCGCGCTGCTGGAGAAGAACAACCACAACGTGTCCAGCGCGGCGCGCGCGGCTGGCGTGGACCGCTCCAACTTCCGCCGCCTGCTCAAGCAGTACGAAGTGGCCGGCCGCAGCATGAAGCCGCGCTCGCCCAAGGGGCCGGACTCGGACAGCGGCCCGGGCCCCGTCCTCGAAGCGGTGTCCTGA
- a CDS encoding MBL fold metallo-hydrolase, which translates to MSLSFIPLGVGDAFSALHYSSCLAVEAEGQVLLIDCPHPIRKMMREASESSGVHLDVERVSAVALTHLHADHASGLESLAYFSFFVLQRKMELLAHPSVTRRLWEGHLAAGMECLIEQHGAGPNDKHFEDYFTHTPLHLERAVKHGPFELECRFTYHHVPTTAFRIRAGGRCLGYSADTAFDEGLISWLSEADLVIHETNYGVHTPYEKLAALPEATRAKMRLIHYPDLFDGSGSVIEPLAQGRRYTV; encoded by the coding sequence ATGAGCCTGTCGTTCATTCCCCTCGGCGTCGGTGATGCCTTCTCCGCGCTGCACTACTCGTCGTGCCTCGCGGTGGAGGCGGAAGGACAGGTGCTGCTCATCGACTGTCCGCACCCCATCCGCAAGATGATGCGCGAGGCGTCCGAGTCCTCCGGCGTGCACCTGGACGTGGAGCGCGTCAGCGCCGTGGCCCTCACGCACCTGCACGCGGACCACGCCTCCGGCCTGGAGAGCCTGGCGTACTTCTCCTTCTTCGTGCTGCAGCGGAAGATGGAGCTGCTCGCGCACCCGAGCGTCACCCGCCGCCTCTGGGAGGGCCACCTGGCCGCGGGCATGGAGTGCCTCATCGAGCAGCACGGCGCGGGCCCCAACGACAAGCACTTCGAGGACTACTTCACGCACACGCCGCTGCACCTGGAGCGCGCGGTGAAGCATGGCCCGTTCGAGCTCGAGTGCCGCTTCACCTACCACCACGTGCCCACCACCGCGTTCCGCATCCGCGCCGGGGGCCGGTGCCTGGGCTACAGCGCGGACACCGCGTTCGACGAGGGGCTCATCTCCTGGCTGTCGGAGGCGGACCTGGTCATCCACGAGACGAACTACGGCGTGCACACGCCCTACGAGAAGCTGGCGGCGCTGCCGGAGGCCACCCGCGCGAAGATGCGCCTCATCCACTACCCAGACCTGTTCGACGGAAGCGGCAGCGTCATCGAGCCCCTGGCGCAGGGCCGGCGCTACACCGTCTGA
- the coaD gene encoding pantetheine-phosphate adenylyltransferase, giving the protein MTIALYAGSFDPVTAGHLSVVRQAARLFSHVVVVVAVNPKKSTLLTAEERMALIRDAVARHPNVSVTFTEGLIVELAREIGASVLLRGVRGATDAQFETELAQMNRVLAPELSTLFLPAEAHLAEVSSSALKERLTRGEDVSAYCPPAVAAKLRERLSPSLRSHP; this is encoded by the coding sequence ATGACCATTGCCCTCTACGCAGGCAGCTTCGACCCCGTCACGGCGGGACACCTGTCGGTGGTGCGCCAGGCGGCGCGCCTCTTCAGCCACGTGGTGGTGGTGGTGGCCGTGAACCCGAAGAAGTCCACGCTGCTCACCGCCGAGGAGCGCATGGCGCTCATCCGCGACGCGGTGGCCCGGCACCCCAACGTCTCCGTCACCTTCACGGAAGGCCTCATCGTGGAGCTGGCGCGGGAGATTGGCGCGAGCGTCCTGTTGCGCGGCGTGCGCGGCGCCACCGATGCGCAGTTCGAGACGGAGCTGGCGCAGATGAACCGCGTGCTCGCGCCGGAGCTGTCCACGCTCTTCCTCCCCGCGGAGGCGCACCTGGCGGAGGTGTCCAGCAGCGCCCTCAAGGAGCGCCTCACGCGCGGCGAGGACGTGTCCGCGTACTGCCCGCCCGCCGTCGCCGCGAAGCTGCGCGAGCGGCTGTCCCCTTCCCTCCGGAGCCATCCATGA
- a CDS encoding replication-associated recombination protein A → MDLFDHASQKEQAVLAPLAERMRPTSLSEYLGQEHLTGEGRFLRRALESDQVPSLILWGPPGTGKTTLAQLVARHTGAAFETMSAVLAGVKDIRETVARAQDRWKLNRQRTLLFIDEIHRFNKSQQDALLPHVEKGTVTLIGATTENPSFEVNAALLSRCRVVTLRGLEQEELIAVMRHAVADPRGLGGKVTVDDAALEFIADAAGGDARKALTALEAAAAYGGKAVDRKVAEEALQQKMLLYDKGGEEHYNVVSAFIKSMRGSDVDAALYWMTRMLEAGEDPVFIFRRMVIFASEDVGNADPRALGVAVDALRAFQLMGLPEGTLPLTQAVTYLALAPKSNAVIAAYAAVREAVTKEGALPVPMHLRNAPTKLMKSLGYGGGYKYPHNFEGNYVPEDYLPEALRSRCFYTPTRNGFEAELSERYEAIQQQLAARRGEREPGEDG, encoded by the coding sequence ATGGACCTCTTCGACCACGCCAGCCAGAAGGAACAGGCCGTCCTGGCGCCGCTCGCCGAGCGCATGCGCCCCACCTCGCTCAGCGAGTACCTGGGCCAGGAGCACCTCACCGGCGAGGGCCGCTTCCTGCGCCGCGCGCTGGAGAGCGACCAGGTGCCCAGCCTCATCCTCTGGGGCCCGCCGGGCACCGGCAAGACGACCCTGGCCCAGCTCGTCGCGCGCCACACCGGCGCCGCCTTCGAGACCATGTCCGCGGTGCTGGCGGGCGTGAAGGACATCCGCGAGACGGTGGCCCGCGCGCAGGACCGCTGGAAGCTGAACCGCCAGCGCACGCTGCTGTTCATCGACGAAATCCACCGCTTCAACAAGTCGCAGCAGGACGCGCTCCTGCCCCACGTGGAGAAGGGCACCGTCACGCTGATTGGCGCCACCACGGAGAACCCGTCCTTCGAGGTGAACGCCGCGCTCCTGTCGCGCTGCCGCGTCGTCACGCTGCGCGGGCTGGAGCAGGAGGAGCTCATCGCCGTCATGCGCCACGCCGTCGCGGACCCGCGGGGGCTGGGCGGCAAGGTGACGGTGGACGACGCGGCGCTGGAGTTCATCGCGGACGCGGCCGGCGGCGACGCGCGCAAGGCCCTCACCGCGCTGGAGGCCGCGGCCGCGTACGGCGGCAAGGCGGTGGACCGCAAGGTGGCGGAGGAAGCGCTCCAGCAGAAGATGCTGCTCTACGACAAGGGCGGCGAGGAGCACTACAACGTCGTCAGCGCGTTCATCAAATCCATGCGCGGCAGCGACGTGGACGCCGCGCTGTACTGGATGACGCGCATGCTGGAGGCGGGCGAGGACCCCGTCTTCATCTTCCGCCGCATGGTCATCTTCGCGTCGGAGGACGTGGGCAACGCGGACCCGCGCGCGCTGGGCGTGGCGGTGGACGCGCTCAGGGCCTTCCAGCTCATGGGCCTGCCGGAGGGCACCCTGCCCCTCACCCAGGCCGTGACGTACCTGGCGCTCGCGCCCAAGTCGAACGCCGTCATCGCCGCGTACGCGGCCGTGCGCGAGGCCGTGACGAAGGAGGGCGCGCTGCCGGTGCCCATGCACCTGCGCAACGCGCCCACGAAGCTGATGAAGTCACTGGGCTACGGCGGCGGGTACAAGTATCCGCACAACTTCGAGGGCAACTACGTCCCGGAGGACTACCTGCCGGAGGCCCTGCGCTCGCGCTGCTTCTACACCCCGACGCGCAACGGCTTCGAGGCGGAGCTGTCCGAGCGCTACGAGGCCATCCAGCAGCAGTTGGCCGCGCGGCGCGGCGAGCGTGAGCCCGGGGAGGACGGCTAG